The genomic DNA AGAAAGAAAATCCAAGAAatccatacaaattgaaaaaaaaattgccggTAGGtagttaaggggttacatggttTTCCTCTGGTAAAACActgattttttcaataattattttctcatataataaatgaaatattttattaggatttttttattgttacaaacatacattattaacaaagaaattctgaaatttttggaaaaaaaaatattttaaacttggccattgcgacgccatttccggtgacccctcgaaaaaaagatgcgcccgcgtgtAGGATcatcaaaagtgaaaaaaggactagggaaaaaactgaaaattagatttttggcagtcatttttacaaaagaaaatttcagtgagaatttcgcgactttttttttaaataatcttaATCGACAAAATTCCTTCGtgcaagtctttaagaattgtaagccaaagacttgtgtaaaatttcatgaagatcggtggagtagttctcgagaaatcttgccaaccgacttcaaaaacaaagtttcgagaaaacacgtttaaagacggcgcctCGAGCGCAAAAGTTCTCAACGCTgtacatatctccgaaactgttactaggatcaacttgaaaaattaggacaatattctggaggtgttttagaatttaataatacaataaaaaatagttttttttttaaaacccgtaaacccatgtaaccccttaagtagTTTATTTACGAAACTTTTATTATTGAGGACTAggctacatacaaacataagtacatacaatatttacaaaacacatattttgaaatgaagTAAATTCCATCTTAAACAACTGCCTGCTTAAGGTTTTCATAGCAACAACCTCTGTAAAATCCGGCTACCGAAACAGAACGGGAAATACGGAAATCGTTAAAAACTATGCAATTTCCAAACGGACTCACAGACGTAACAGGGCGAGGTCAAATGTCTTAGAGACATGCAGGATCGCCAAGAACATGACCAGTAGCACCGAACTAAAGCTTTTTACTCAAACAGTTTTGAAAGAACTGCAGGGCGGTTGTTGGTCTAATAATCTATTGGCATCACATGCGAGACAGATGGGCATAAGTAACGacgatacatgcagaaagtgcagGGAAGTAGACATGAGAGAGACGCTGTAACAAGTCGTATGATTCTGCGCAGTATTATCTAGAACTCGGCTTAGATATTCAGGAACTTTAAACACTAACAAGAAATGGTTcgcatattatatttatttgcaatttttccatCACttagatgaaattttcaggggacATAGACTTCGTAGAACCCGCAATGTtgacaaaaatgtttaatattagaCTACTATAACCAATTATTATATGGGTAAAGCTACACTGCCCTAGTTTTCTACTGCTCGAACaagtataaaacaaataatcaagTCGAAAGTGCATCGTATGGAATATTTCCATACACTTATTCAAAGCAGGGGATTATTTCCAGTGCCGCCTGCGTCGTTGCCTACAGTGGCTGCCCGCTGACACTGTTGgaaatatgaatgtacatacatatgtatgtatttatgtatatacttacatacaaaattAAGTATGCATTCCTGTTTGAGTATCGCAGTGTGTGGGTtttgtgcatttaaaaaaagaaaaaagttaaattggctgcaccgaagctataatacccttcataggtgctTTTTCTATAGCGATTGTAcgtacgtatatatatgtatgtatgtcaatctgAAAACACGCCGACCAAGATTTGCATCCAGGGAAAATGTCTTCCTAAATTTTGCCATAGATCTTGGTCCGATCTGGGCAATATTGTTTTCTACAGCAATTTTTGCGTTCCCTTGGATAAGAGCTTGATTTTTATCGggcagcttgtatgacagctatatgagaTAGTAGACCAATCTTAACAAtcttcttcggagattgtagcgttgccttgaaAAATAATCAAGGTAATATTtggtgaagataccttgtcaaataaaaattgttttcatacaGGAACTCAAATTCGATGggtcagcttgtatgacagctatacgctatagtggtccgatatcagcggttccgacaaatgaccaATATCTCTGAGAGAAAAtaatgtatgcaaaatttcagacagatatcttaaaaactgcaGGAACAGTTCACGTATAAAGACACCGACAGGCGGCTTTGCCAAATCCCAGCTCTTCATGCTGATCATttctataagtatataaatatgtatatacgatcTCCGACGCTTTAAAAACCTATTAGCTttaaaaacttcgtgacaatcttaatataccctgttcagggtataaacatCGCCCCGGTGTGGCACACAATTTTAGAAATCCAGAAATGCTCGCCTTTTGTGGGCCGAGGCGGAGAAGTGAAATGGAAGTGCTTGTGATTGTTGTGTAGTAAATGTTGAAAGCTGACATTccctttttcatttttgaatgaAGTAcctataatacatatttatacacacatgcatatgtacatatgtatgtagtcaaGTTTTTACTTACTCCATCTCGCCGAAGACCGTGTGGGAGGTGGTCGGTATggattaataaataacaatattttatttcgaagatatgtatgtatatgtatacatacatatgtatatatatgggcatatacatatgtttgtacatatatacatgtacatatgtacatatatgcataaaggaataaaaaaaataataaaaataatatttttgccaatttggtcgtaattttatttacgccgttatatttgtatatactatgtaagtatgtatataactaaagacatatgtacatacataagtacatttgtATTATTATCTGGAGACAGATGGTATCCAACCAAACGTAATtaactttatttcatttaagaGCAAGCGGTTCGTTTTGCATCCGTCACATGTATTCGCATTCAGACCGGCCCCCTTAAACATCCACTTCGACCAGTCTCGTTTTGACATACAGTTGCCAAGCTTTTTCAGCGTCAGTCACCTGTTTCGCTACCTTCTCTTGCAAGTCTGCAATGCGATACTTGTCCAAAGCCAGCTTCATCACCATATAATCGAGGGTGCGTTCAGAAGCAGCGATGGGCGGCTCCTTTAATTTGTCCGCCAATTTGATGAACTTTCGCAATTGGTCGTACTTGTAGTGTGAGTTGGTTAGGTTCGCATCGTGTGCTGCAGCTGCTCGTGCATCCAAAATATTCAGGTAACGCGTAATTAGCTTCACCTTCGAAGATATGTAATCACTTCGTCCAACAACTTGTGAAATCTCCCGATTGAGTTGAGTTAAGGCATCTACAATTTCGGTTGCATCGGTGACATTTTGTTCTTGCATCCAGAAGTCGGACATAGATCGCAGTGGACCATCGGTGGTGCTGTGTGGTTCCGTTGTATCGGGTTCTGCAGTTAATTCCTCTTCGATCGACTCTTCCGGTTGGAGATTATTTTTAATGGTGACgcgattattttcaaaaatcaaagttttgtTAATGGCACCGTCGGTTTCGTTAGATTCGCCCGATTTCACATGAAAATTCAGCGCGAAACGAAAGAGCACATTGGCGTTCGCGTGCTagaaacaaacatacatacatacatatacacatttaaatttgttatgATCATGTAACGTATATGACTTCATATAAACGTATTGTGATTTACCTTTGATTCCCTGGTGATTACAGCGATAACcgccaacaaaagcaactgtATCCGTGGCTGCATTCTGATCTTATATTGACTTGATTCGATTAGAAACTGCTACCGAATTCAAATTACTTGCTGAGACCCAGTGGCCTCAGTTTCTGTTCGTCAGCAAATATTACTTACTTAACTATGTAGTAACAGTTCCGTTATCTCCCCATTCGGTATGCACAATTATGGAGAGGTTAAAGCGGGGTTCAAACGAGATTAAGAGAATTTCAACATCTCCgcatataaaaagttataagtttacatatatgtatacatacatatataagtatttaaagggtaatccatttcgaggttccctactgttttaaagaaaaaaagcataaacttcaaatttaatggggaatgtttatcatcattagaaagaacattctttggcgttgtttttgaagattatctctttcgaatattgaccgcggctacgtctcagatggttcatccgttgagtccaattttcgatgacacgCAGCATTCCTACtccagcatttcgactagtaactgacGAATTTAACGAATGATCATTAGttcttttggcattttttgaagattatctcttttcgAATATTGAACGCGTCTACATCTCTGATGGTTCATCCAAGTTGAGTCCATTTTTCCGATGACACGCAGCATTCCGGACTCCGTGACGCATGACACGTGATTGCACATCCTTTTGGGGAAAAGTCTgacatcacacgatcttggtggccaatcgaccggctcaaaacgtcaACTTATCTTCTCAACGAAGTTCTTTCTTAATAAAttgtctttttgaaaccaaatgtcgccgagatcattgacggttacgttgtcaacggtataatttttgaaggaatatggaccgatgattatATTGGCCTAgaaaccacactaaaccgttgttttttctggatgaaaagaATCTCTTCAGCTTGCCCTTCGTCGCAAATGCGGCTTGATATAAAACCAGAAATGGCCCtctcgctgaacaaaatttggctcgaaaacgtcgcatcttcttggaacttttcaagagcccatatcgaagcgatgtcgcttgggagtggtcgaacggcttcagttcttgcactgTAAgctagtatgtatattttgtacgctttcaatttaagatctcgacgtaaaatgcgccaagtcgttccatacgtcagtccgagttgctgcgaacggcgccgaatcgactctccacggtcttcgtgtacactttcagttacggctgctatatttccttcactgcatgctgaacgtggtctattccgtcgaatattatctaataatgaatgctggagcTCTAAAAGGTAAGATGGATAGATGaagcacattctttacagaacgtgaattttcgcaataaagttgaacgatttgtaaacgttgttcaggcgtaagtctatccatgatgaaatgccaaacaattcagaacaaaaataacatgactgCTTGATACGACTCGAaagtgatctgtcaaaaaaagaatattaaaaaagtacctccacttgGATCCCTcgttatacaaggtgcgttccaattgtaaacaggacttttcgaatctagcgccccctggtggcgccatctacttATATGTCGATGCGATGCgatggtgcgttagaatctgctatttttattgattgtccagtgagagtttcatgacatttcattgtttggaagtgaagttattgcgttttaagtatcagtatgtttgtgttatcggtgcgaaaatgagcttcgaacaaagagccaacatttaattttgtcttaaaattggtaaaacttttaccgaaacgtttcaattgatgtaacaagtttatgacgatgattgcctatcccgtagcaaagtgcacgagtggtttcaacgttttcaaagtggtcgagAGGACATAAattacgatcaacatgtggaccaatcaaaatccgtgattaccggaaatttcattgaaactgtgcgtgaattcatcaaaaatcagccgaaatcattattaaaattcatggaaatggaattgaacatctcaaaaaatcgatttatcgtattttgaccgaacatttgggcttacgaatggtgtgtgcacggtttgttccgcacaaattgactgacgaccaaaaattgctcagaatccaacattcaaaggacgattatttgatcaaaaatcacattttaaccattaaccactccccgtattcacctgatatggcaccgtgcgacttcttccttttcggaaagatgcatttgcccatgaaaggaaagcgttatgcagacgtagaggccattcaaaaggcttgcaccggcatactggcggccataccggccaacgagctaaaacactcgttcgacatgcttttggaccgtgcaaaaagctgtattgaagcagaaggagactagagagagaagtcctgtttactttggaaagcaccttgtatgaGTACATATTGTACATAGTATTGTATAAATTGTTTACGATAAAATATCAAAGTGGTCAGGAAAAATACCAATTGGGCTTAAGGTTCTCAACAATTTGCTTTGACTGCGGGATATTTCTAGGCTTAAAAGTATATAAGGTaacgtatgtacttatgtacatatgtatatctatatatctcGGGATCTGCGTGCGAGAAACATTAAAAACTCATGGTTGCAATCTGTACCCacgtaatatatacatatgtatgtacatatatgtaggtatatgaaACTAGCTTCAAAAAAGACACCCCGAATGCAAGTTGTGCAACATTTTGCATGTATCtatgtttgtacataagtatgtatatataccttcCTAAACGTTGCACAAACCCCTTTCCTCCACCACAGAGTCGAGTCGTTAATCGACTGTCTGGTCATTGCACTGTTGCACAAATGAAGACTTCATATTCATGCCTACGGTGGTagtaaataaatgcaatatgTATGCAGATGGTAGTCGGTAGAGAAGAGTGAGACTCTGTTCACACGAGGACACTTTTTGCCGCCCAAATTGCTTTCCGCAGCGGAGCGGAAAGACGAAGAAACCATGCCGCTCGTGTTCCGATAGCACGcttttctgaatattattatatatttttcttcataatatgtatgtaagtatgtatgaatgtaaatattcataatataatGGAAATGTTTTAGAAAAAGGTTAATAGTTTTGTGCATGAAGCGCATAAGAATTTGAGATGTGATatgtatgaaaacaaaaatgtggaaaattgTCTGCCTCTAGTTGGCGTACTCTGGTTGCTTGTGTGAACG from Bactrocera tryoni isolate S06 unplaced genomic scaffold, CSIRO_BtryS06_freeze2 scaffold_104, whole genome shotgun sequence includes the following:
- the LOC120779413 gene encoding uncharacterized protein LOC120779413 codes for the protein MQPRIQLLLLAVIAVITRESKHANANVLFRFALNFHVKSGESNETDGAINKTLIFENNRVTIKNNLQPEESIEEELTAEPDTTEPHSTTDGPLRSMSDFWMQEQNVTDATEIVDALTQLNREISQVVGRSDYISSKVKLITRYLNILDARAAAAHDANLTNSHYKYDQLRKFIKLADKLKEPPIAASERTLDYMVMKLALDKYRIADLQEKVAKQVTDAEKAWQLYVKTRLVEVDV